From one Candidatus Chromulinivorax destructor genomic stretch:
- a CDS encoding AAA family ATPase codes for MKKHTKLRLIFGIVILNGSLSIASDNDNGAGSPAKLIPAIVTFLKASTIAAVSHIITTEFVESWRRSKKSSESYWEYFTASKPKLATITHEQLKLRPDLHIDTLASLPEAVQSVLHKEEISGTGEHQMLLLYGKPGTGKTTIAQQIALYTKGNYYHIHQRDFDNYSDATVARFLRYYVQRIADETKDGTVSTLHLEEFGKQFGLSTGNEIQSVQHGMNENTWKSLLQDLEKNYPKVRVVACSNYGQDGKPFNSAIANERAHIINVQAPNDVARKVFLTTTCVAHLKNQGTKHAEFQTASKKNQKNRNKFLTDTFLVTNAMHDACKKEHDDKIAMITPHSLSAYIWPSKWVSTWNKRVQAANLQSQGYHTPVVNWDVAHATEKEINKFVAVTNGLRYRQLNEITEDARRDKLEQIERMKKHATNNDSTYKVDLINRTFSLTTIDYNPKNPSEKKELTITAPFGKVQPHNMVQAAAKDIPNNGPQAKPITDIYSMAKRYEQKKNIEKLKLKAPAHVDLA; via the coding sequence ATGAAAAAACATACAAAATTAAGACTCATCTTTGGAATAGTTATCCTGAACGGATCTCTATCTATAGCATCAGATAATGATAATGGAGCCGGATCACCTGCAAAACTTATTCCTGCAATCGTAACTTTTTTAAAAGCATCCACTATTGCAGCAGTATCTCATATTATAACGACTGAATTTGTTGAAAGCTGGAGACGAAGTAAAAAAAGCAGTGAAAGTTATTGGGAATATTTTACTGCATCAAAACCAAAGCTTGCAACCATAACACATGAACAATTAAAATTGCGCCCAGATTTGCATATCGATACGCTTGCATCACTTCCAGAAGCAGTTCAATCAGTTTTACACAAAGAAGAAATAAGTGGAACTGGTGAGCATCAGATGCTCCTGCTGTATGGCAAACCGGGAACCGGAAAAACTACAATAGCTCAGCAGATTGCATTGTATACAAAAGGTAATTACTATCATATACATCAAAGAGATTTTGATAATTATTCAGATGCAACTGTTGCTCGTTTTTTACGCTATTACGTTCAACGCATAGCTGATGAAACAAAAGATGGAACAGTTTCTACCCTGCATCTTGAAGAATTTGGAAAACAGTTTGGATTATCAACCGGTAACGAAATTCAATCTGTTCAACATGGTATGAACGAAAACACATGGAAAAGTTTATTGCAGGATCTTGAAAAAAATTATCCAAAAGTTCGCGTTGTTGCATGCTCAAACTATGGACAAGATGGAAAACCATTTAATAGTGCAATAGCAAATGAACGTGCACATATTATCAACGTTCAAGCACCTAATGATGTTGCTCGAAAAGTTTTTCTCACGACAACATGCGTGGCTCATCTTAAAAATCAAGGTACAAAACATGCCGAGTTTCAAACGGCATCAAAAAAAAATCAAAAGAATCGCAACAAATTTCTTACCGATACATTTTTAGTTACTAACGCAATGCATGATGCTTGCAAAAAAGAACACGACGATAAAATTGCAATGATAACTCCTCATTCTTTATCTGCATACATTTGGCCAAGTAAGTGGGTATCGACATGGAATAAACGAGTACAAGCTGCAAATTTACAATCGCAAGGGTATCATACTCCGGTTGTAAATTGGGACGTAGCTCATGCCACAGAGAAAGAAATTAACAAATTTGTAGCAGTTACCAATGGCTTGCGATATCGACAATTAAATGAAATAACTGAAGATGCTCGACGAGATAAGTTAGAGCAAATTGAACGGATGAAAAAACATGCTACAAATAATGATTCTACATATAAAGTAGATCTTATAAATCGTACTTTTAGCCTGACAACAATTGATTACAATCCTAAAAATCCATCTGAAAAAAAAGAACTTACGATAACAGCACCTTTTGGAAAAGTTCAGCCTCATAACATGGTGCAAGCTGCGGCAAAAGATATTCCGAATAATGGGCCTCAAGCAAAACCAATAACAGATATTTACAGCATGGCAAAAAGATATGAACAGAAAAAAAATATCGAAAAACTAAAACTAAAAGCTCCTGCACACGTCGATCTAGCATAA
- a CDS encoding NAD(P)-binding protein yields the protein MIYDYIIVGGGISGLYSGYKLQKQNPKTSFLILEKNAEMGGRTNTSFFGGTEIVEAAHVGRHGKDTLLYNLIQELNVAHKLFTVQYHYTPDFNHADPNFIMNTTIYLQEQYIQHMHEALEKKESFNFPTFKKFATRILGPEKYNYFIHATGYTDYQKEDAHEVLFYYGMEDNKEGWTAIKLSWDKLHEALTHAIGMNHIKQKNTALQVNMIQKTSDPLFEIVVLNDHKKEQIFTAKNIIFALPMNAYNSILKNSPTLQTVLEPIEYIVPQNFLRVYGHFKHPVRELLKQYIPHHSIVFSPLHYVIPMDADKGVYLLACSDNDDADMLSAYCKNNEKNHAYFEQEIEKNFHMPTGSLKDSLEKIQCFNWEEGTHYLLPPHSKDIIPHFMQEKDVRKALYKHKMNQLVKTRYPHSHIFLVGEAVSDNRGWVEEALKSVEYMLPNLQKKVS from the coding sequence ATGATTTATGATTATATCATTGTTGGTGGAGGTATTTCAGGGCTATATAGCGGATACAAATTACAAAAACAAAATCCAAAAACATCATTTTTAATTCTAGAAAAAAATGCAGAGATGGGCGGACGTACAAACACCAGCTTTTTTGGCGGGACTGAAATTGTAGAAGCCGCACATGTTGGCAGGCACGGAAAAGATACTCTTTTATATAATCTGATACAAGAACTCAATGTTGCTCATAAATTATTTACTGTACAATATCATTACACACCAGACTTTAACCATGCAGATCCCAATTTTATTATGAACACAACAATATATTTGCAGGAGCAATATATACAACACATGCATGAAGCCTTAGAAAAAAAAGAATCATTCAACTTTCCCACATTTAAAAAATTTGCAACACGCATACTTGGCCCTGAAAAATATAACTACTTTATTCACGCAACTGGATATACAGATTACCAAAAAGAAGATGCCCACGAGGTACTTTTTTATTATGGCATGGAAGATAATAAAGAAGGTTGGACTGCAATAAAATTATCATGGGATAAACTCCATGAAGCGCTTACGCATGCAATAGGTATGAACCATATAAAACAAAAAAATACTGCTCTTCAAGTAAATATGATACAAAAAACATCAGATCCCCTTTTTGAAATTGTTGTCTTAAATGACCACAAAAAAGAACAAATCTTTACTGCAAAAAATATAATTTTTGCACTGCCTATGAACGCCTACAATTCTATATTAAAAAATTCTCCTACTCTACAAACAGTACTTGAACCAATTGAATACATTGTCCCACAAAATTTTTTACGCGTGTATGGACACTTTAAACATCCCGTTCGTGAATTATTAAAACAATATATTCCACACCACTCTATTGTGTTTTCACCACTCCATTATGTTATTCCAATGGATGCTGATAAGGGTGTTTATCTTTTAGCATGCAGCGACAATGATGATGCTGACATGCTCAGTGCATATTGTAAAAATAATGAAAAAAATCATGCATATTTTGAACAAGAAATTGAAAAAAATTTCCATATGCCCACTGGCAGCTTAAAAGATAGCCTAGAAAAAATACAATGCTTTAACTGGGAAGAAGGAACACATTATTTATTACCCCCGCACTCAAAAGATATTATCCCCCATTTTATGCAAGAAAAAGATGTGAGAAAAGCTTTATACAAACATAAAATGAATCAGTTAGTAAAAACACGCTATCCACATTCACATATTTTTTTAGTTGGTGAAGCAGTAAGTGATAATCGCGGATGGGTAGAGGAAGCGCTGAAGAGTGTAGAATACATGCTACCTAATCTACAAAAGAAGGTGTCATAA
- the sufC gene encoding Fe-S cluster assembly ATPase SufC, with the protein MLSLQNMTVCVDQKVILHHLNLQVSPGCLHVIMGQNGSGKSSFAHMLMGHPLYEVTEGLILYQGHNLAEISVQDRSKRGIFVAFQQSIAIPGVTVFQFLKEIYAAAGKPLLPAIELQELLESLLQQVALDISFLQRGLHEHFSGGEKKRLEIVQMLLLQPQLIVLDEIDSGLDVDALRIIGSVVQNYLQQNSQASCIIITHYRRILDYLKPDYVHIMHQGTIVQTGDVQLSHDVEEKGYDVYSR; encoded by the coding sequence ATGTTATCTTTACAAAATATGACTGTTTGTGTTGATCAAAAAGTCATATTACATCATCTCAATTTGCAAGTTTCTCCTGGTTGCTTACACGTGATTATGGGACAAAATGGTTCGGGAAAAAGTAGTTTTGCACATATGCTCATGGGGCATCCGTTGTATGAAGTGACCGAAGGGTTAATTTTGTACCAAGGTCATAATTTAGCAGAAATATCTGTTCAAGATCGTAGTAAACGTGGAATATTTGTAGCATTTCAGCAATCAATTGCAATTCCTGGGGTCACGGTTTTTCAGTTTTTAAAAGAAATTTATGCAGCAGCAGGCAAACCGTTATTACCGGCTATTGAATTACAAGAACTTTTAGAATCTTTATTGCAGCAAGTTGCTTTAGATATATCATTTTTACAACGAGGCTTGCATGAACATTTTTCTGGTGGCGAAAAAAAACGGCTTGAAATTGTTCAGATGCTTTTATTGCAACCTCAATTAATTGTTCTTGATGAGATCGATTCTGGTTTAGATGTTGATGCGTTAAGAATTATTGGTTCAGTTGTTCAAAATTATCTTCAACAAAATTCTCAGGCTTCATGCATTATTATTACGCATTATCGAAGAATCTTAGATTATTTAAAACCTGATTATGTTCACATTATGCATCAAGGTACTATCGTTCAAACTGGTGACGTACAGTTGTCGCATGACGTAGAAGAAAAAGGATATGATGTCTATTCACGATGA
- the sufB gene encoding Fe-S cluster assembly protein SufB, protein MMSIHDDVKKDDIFKAFKSEKGLNKKIVTDISERKNEPAWMLEYRLKALEIFEQKPMPTWGADLSHLDHHDIHYYVQSVQGKHSSWENVPDDIKNTFDKLGIPQAEREMLAGVGAQFESEVIYKRLKDKWAKKGVVFLDTDSGLKEYPELFKKYFATVIPAHDNKFAALNSAVWSGGSFVYVPPGVQIDLPLQAYFRIESSQMGQFERTLIIADEGSSIHYVEGCSAPVSRNNSLHSAVVELIALPGSHIRYTTIQNWSNNVYNLVTKRAIAHERASVDWIDGNFGSKVTMKYPAIILKGEHSRGQIVSIAIAGKDQQLDAGAKVIHCASNTSSNVVSKSISKDGGRTTYRGLLKVLKGLHNITSRVQCDALLMDGLSRTDTYPTVDIKSDQVDIGHEASVSKINDEQLFYLMSRGLSSQQAQAMIVNGFIDCFVKELPMEYAIEINRLIAMEMEDSIG, encoded by the coding sequence ATGATGTCTATTCACGATGATGTAAAAAAAGATGACATATTCAAAGCTTTTAAATCTGAAAAAGGTTTAAATAAAAAAATTGTTACTGATATTTCTGAGCGTAAAAATGAACCAGCATGGATGCTTGAGTATCGTTTAAAAGCATTAGAAATTTTTGAACAAAAACCTATGCCAACATGGGGCGCAGATTTATCACATCTTGATCATCATGATATTCATTATTATGTTCAGTCTGTTCAAGGCAAACATTCATCATGGGAAAATGTCCCTGACGATATAAAAAATACGTTCGATAAATTAGGTATACCGCAAGCAGAACGAGAAATGCTTGCAGGTGTAGGTGCTCAATTTGAATCTGAAGTTATATACAAACGATTAAAAGATAAGTGGGCAAAAAAAGGGGTAGTTTTCTTAGATACCGACTCTGGTCTTAAAGAATATCCAGAATTATTTAAAAAATATTTTGCAACGGTAATTCCCGCGCATGATAATAAATTTGCAGCACTTAATTCTGCGGTGTGGAGTGGTGGAAGTTTTGTGTATGTTCCACCTGGTGTCCAGATTGATTTACCATTGCAAGCATATTTTAGAATAGAATCATCTCAAATGGGCCAATTTGAACGAACATTAATTATTGCAGATGAGGGAAGTTCTATCCATTATGTGGAAGGGTGCAGCGCACCTGTATCGCGTAACAATTCATTGCATAGTGCTGTTGTAGAATTGATTGCGTTGCCAGGTTCTCATATTCGTTACACGACAATCCAAAACTGGTCAAATAACGTGTATAACTTAGTGACTAAGCGTGCAATTGCTCATGAACGAGCATCAGTTGATTGGATTGATGGAAATTTTGGAAGCAAAGTCACGATGAAATATCCAGCAATTATTTTAAAAGGTGAGCATAGTCGAGGGCAAATTGTTTCAATTGCTATTGCAGGAAAAGACCAACAGCTTGATGCCGGGGCAAAAGTCATTCATTGTGCGTCAAATACCAGCTCAAACGTTGTTTCAAAATCAATCAGCAAAGATGGTGGCAGGACTACGTACCGAGGACTACTTAAAGTACTCAAAGGGTTGCATAACATTACCTCTCGAGTTCAGTGTGATGCATTGCTGATGGATGGATTATCACGAACTGACACGTATCCAACAGTTGATATAAAATCTGATCAGGTAGATATTGGACACGAAGCATCAGTGAGTAAAATTAATGATGAGCAGCTATTTTATTTGATGTCTCGAGGCTTGTCATCGCAACAAGCTCAGGCAATGATTGTAAATGGATTTATCGACTGTTTTGTTAAAGAATTGCCAATGGAATATGCAATCGAAATTAATCGACTTATTGCAATGGAAATGGAAGACTCAATTGGGTAG
- a CDS encoding ankyrin repeat domain-containing protein, protein MNKIIIHVFALLFLSSSMYASVDEAAAKRILSKRKNNSQHSSLKRTKTYQILHTIDNDSSSEENGLITFKEYLDRLVYADFCEALRTADTKKITALIEQGVDVDKKYEDVIPLHLAVNRGDLDLVQLLLAADANPNIQNSDGHSPLHIATAQESAKIVRVLLEHEADANIQDNEGKTPLHIAVEDDLHEIAELLIIGNSKTDIENNEGKTPLDLVQSKEMRDILA, encoded by the coding sequence ATGAATAAAATTATTATACATGTTTTCGCATTACTATTTTTATCATCTAGTATGTATGCAAGTGTTGATGAGGCTGCTGCAAAGAGAATTTTGAGTAAAAGAAAAAACAATTCTCAACATTCTTCTTTAAAAAGAACTAAAACGTATCAAATTTTACATACGATTGATAATGATAGTTCTTCTGAGGAAAATGGGCTTATAACATTTAAAGAGTATCTTGATAGATTAGTATATGCTGATTTTTGTGAGGCATTACGAACTGCAGATACTAAGAAAATTACTGCATTAATAGAGCAAGGCGTTGATGTTGATAAAAAATATGAAGATGTTATACCATTGCATCTTGCAGTTAATAGGGGCGATCTAGATCTTGTTCAGCTTTTACTTGCGGCTGATGCAAATCCGAATATTCAAAATTCAGACGGTCATTCTCCATTACATATTGCAACAGCACAAGAATCTGCAAAGATAGTCCGTGTTTTATTAGAGCATGAAGCAGATGCTAACATTCAGGATAATGAAGGCAAGACTCCACTTCATATTGCAGTAGAAGATGATTTGCATGAGATAGCTGAATTACTGATAATAGGAAATAGTAAAACTGATATTGAGAATAATGAAGGCAAGACGCCACTTGATCTTGTTCAATCAAAAGAAATGAGAGATATTTTAGCTTAA
- a CDS encoding SufD family Fe-S cluster assembly protein, with amino-acid sequence MPRNFINNLCTKVDHVLSVHTALDVTLQDQQITEYTVTESSYCFIAPQGITATMTLLITTSIASNIHIQCGNNSNVTVRFIMLFPDIADITVHTYVCADNAQVTILGMYAITDQQSVSLRSKQIHCGKNSTSKFIIQGLVAQQAKFLYDGTIRIEESGSGTYAMQHNKNILLSHTSSAISIPNIEVLNHDVQCYHGAAVGKFDKHQIQYMQSRGLDDAIIQQLLIEALFQEPLQGYENKELILQRVYKKI; translated from the coding sequence TTGCCTAGGAATTTTATTAATAATTTATGCACAAAAGTTGATCATGTTCTTTCTGTTCATACAGCTTTAGATGTGACTTTGCAAGACCAACAGATTACAGAATATACGGTAACAGAATCTTCATATTGTTTTATTGCTCCACAAGGAATTACAGCAACAATGACATTGCTGATCACAACATCGATTGCAAGCAATATACATATACAATGTGGCAACAACAGTAATGTAACTGTGCGCTTTATTATGTTATTTCCGGATATAGCAGATATCACGGTGCATACCTATGTATGTGCTGATAATGCTCAGGTAACAATTCTTGGTATGTATGCAATTACCGATCAGCAATCAGTATCTTTGCGTAGCAAACAAATTCATTGTGGTAAAAATTCTACGAGTAAATTTATTATACAAGGTCTTGTAGCTCAACAAGCTAAGTTTTTGTATGATGGAACAATTCGTATCGAAGAGTCTGGATCAGGGACGTATGCTATGCAGCATAATAAAAATATTTTATTGTCCCACACCTCCAGTGCAATTTCTATACCAAATATTGAAGTTTTAAACCACGATGTGCAATGTTACCATGGAGCTGCAGTTGGTAAATTTGATAAACATCAGATACAGTATATGCAGAGCCGTGGTCTTGATGATGCAATAATTCAACAGTTGTTGATAGAGGCTTTATTTCAAGAACCATTGCAAGGGTATGAAAATAAAGAATTAATCCTTCAACGTGTTTATAAAAAAATATGA
- a CDS encoding aminotransferase class V-fold PLP-dependent enzyme produces the protein MKNLAQLRLDFPIFDQIINKYPLIYFDSAATAQVPLAVVDAMSSFYMTYKSNVDRGLYSFAEKTTSAYEQARQSIAQFINALPEEIVFTSGATDGINMVAAIWAAYQLEEGDEIIISQVEHHSNFLPWQQLALQKKLILTIIPIDETGVLDMRAYFAALSSKTKLVAIVHTSNILGTSNDIGLIVAAAHQVGAKVLVDAAQSIAHQKVDVVELGCDFLVFSGHKLFGPTGIGCLFMKKNIQKDCQPYRFGGSMVYSAGYDESYWKNAPYCFEAGTPPIAQAIGLGAAVEYVQKNIDFDITKEHEESLAVMAATGLQELGFHLLQPTGSGHIVTFYDEEIHAHDIAAYLNSYGIAVRAGNHCVQPFHEKRNIESTVRLSFAFYNTVSEVQFFLDIMKLL, from the coding sequence ATGAAAAATTTAGCTCAGTTACGTTTAGATTTCCCAATATTTGACCAAATAATTAATAAGTATCCGCTCATTTATTTTGATTCTGCAGCTACCGCACAAGTTCCTTTGGCTGTAGTCGATGCAATGTCATCATTTTACATGACCTATAAATCAAATGTTGATCGCGGTTTATATTCATTTGCAGAAAAAACAACGTCAGCTTATGAGCAAGCTCGCCAATCTATTGCTCAATTTATCAATGCATTGCCAGAAGAAATTGTTTTTACGAGTGGAGCAACCGATGGAATTAACATGGTTGCAGCAATTTGGGCAGCTTATCAGCTGGAAGAAGGGGATGAAATTATTATTTCTCAAGTTGAACACCATTCAAATTTTTTGCCATGGCAACAACTTGCCTTACAAAAGAAATTAATCTTAACAATTATTCCGATTGATGAAACAGGCGTGCTTGACATGCGAGCTTATTTTGCAGCATTATCATCAAAAACCAAGCTTGTAGCGATTGTACATACTTCAAATATTTTGGGTACAAGCAATGATATTGGGTTAATTGTTGCAGCGGCGCATCAAGTTGGAGCAAAAGTTTTAGTCGATGCTGCACAATCAATTGCTCATCAAAAAGTTGATGTGGTTGAATTAGGCTGTGATTTTTTAGTTTTTTCTGGTCATAAACTCTTTGGCCCAACTGGAATAGGCTGTCTTTTTATGAAGAAAAATATACAGAAAGACTGTCAGCCATACCGCTTTGGTGGCTCAATGGTGTATAGTGCAGGGTATGATGAATCTTATTGGAAAAATGCTCCCTACTGTTTTGAAGCAGGAACACCACCAATTGCACAAGCCATCGGTCTTGGAGCAGCTGTTGAGTATGTACAAAAAAATATCGATTTTGATATAACAAAAGAGCATGAAGAATCACTTGCTGTCATGGCAGCTACAGGTTTACAAGAACTTGGATTTCATCTTTTGCAACCAACTGGTTCTGGCCATATTGTAACTTTTTATGATGAAGAAATTCACGCTCATGATATTGCAGCATATCTTAATTCTTATGGTATTGCGGTCCGTGCAGGTAATCATTGTGTTCAGCCATTTCATGAAAAAAGAAATATTGAATCGACAGTTCGTCTAAGTTTTGCTTTTTATAATACCGTCAGCGAAGTCCAATTTTTCTTGGATATTATGAAACTTTTATAA
- a CDS encoding ankyrin repeat domain-containing protein has product MKSLKISALFFMMIWSFLYDSIYGAEKTFKLSDNKFVIAQQNKPFYEVSPLSLEAVEKEAQRSQEIQDIIIHFPWVEEGFNLLRNQEVAIESFYETFDRLLVIDLLDSQNRVIGRQGLAYKDVMQKVIQELFDAMKEPFINTLFDALGTYQNESYFNWATLHYMYHHPNQMYDTIFHYVLKYKDRYLQDELNQWFDELLNNPIIYQTIDFQTLYKFVFLLNASIDKQIINHSDDQGLTFLDYAIMDNNVACVKYLLQNGAQVLEKDGFTNVLHIAVLHGYQEIVYQLLLSNPHIVNSLDAQQKTSLHLAAGYGFYNIANILLKNGANPNISSDDDGVETPLLSAIQNNPVSIKMIELLLDSGAKINNRVDHQGISLLGYAINYPEIVKLLLQSGADANLPDLDEDGLIKIPLLHKAVLNQNVSVMRILLDYRADINALGGITGGTALHEAVELCSLKIVDFLLQYDADKNILDDQGVTPYELAKYKLDDLHKDLDKARKMKSSSQVITQVEDEIKEILAIIDRLS; this is encoded by the coding sequence ATGAAAAGTTTAAAAATATCGGCTTTGTTTTTTATGATGATATGGAGCTTTTTGTATGATTCAATCTATGGAGCAGAAAAAACATTCAAATTATCAGATAATAAGTTTGTTATTGCTCAACAAAATAAGCCATTTTATGAGGTAAGTCCTTTATCGTTAGAGGCGGTAGAAAAAGAAGCACAAAGATCTCAAGAAATTCAAGATATTATAATTCATTTTCCATGGGTTGAAGAGGGTTTTAATCTGTTAAGAAACCAAGAAGTTGCAATTGAATCTTTTTATGAAACCTTTGATAGGCTACTTGTTATCGACTTGCTTGATAGTCAAAATAGAGTAATTGGTCGTCAAGGCCTTGCTTATAAAGATGTCATGCAGAAAGTTATTCAAGAGTTATTTGATGCTATGAAAGAGCCTTTTATTAATACATTATTTGATGCTTTAGGAACTTATCAAAATGAATCGTATTTTAATTGGGCTACTTTACATTACATGTATCATCATCCTAATCAGATGTATGATACAATATTTCATTATGTTCTCAAATATAAAGATAGGTATTTACAAGATGAGCTTAATCAATGGTTTGATGAGTTGCTTAATAATCCTATAATATATCAAACAATAGACTTTCAAACACTATATAAATTTGTATTTTTGCTAAATGCTTCTATAGATAAACAGATAATAAACCACTCTGATGATCAAGGGTTAACATTTTTAGATTATGCAATAATGGATAATAATGTAGCGTGTGTAAAATATCTATTACAAAATGGAGCTCAAGTTCTTGAAAAAGATGGATTTACGAACGTTTTGCATATCGCTGTTTTGCATGGCTATCAAGAAATTGTGTATCAGTTACTGTTGAGTAATCCTCATATTGTTAATAGTTTAGATGCTCAGCAAAAAACGTCTTTACATCTTGCAGCTGGGTATGGTTTTTATAATATTGCAAATATATTGCTTAAAAATGGTGCAAATCCAAATATATCTTCAGATGATGATGGTGTAGAAACACCACTTTTAAGTGCAATACAAAATAATCCTGTTTCAATTAAGATGATAGAGTTGCTTTTGGATTCTGGTGCAAAAATAAATAATCGTGTTGATCATCAAGGAATTTCTCTTTTGGGTTATGCTATAAATTACCCTGAAATTGTAAAATTATTATTACAAAGTGGCGCAGATGCAAATCTTCCTGATCTGGATGAAGATGGCTTAATTAAAATACCTTTATTGCATAAAGCTGTTCTTAATCAAAATGTGTCGGTTATGAGAATATTATTAGATTATCGTGCTGATATTAATGCATTAGGTGGGATTACTGGTGGAACAGCTCTTCATGAAGCCGTTGAACTTTGTAGCTTGAAAATAGTAGATTTTTTATTGCAATATGATGCAGATAAAAATATTTTAGATGATCAAGGTGTGACACCATATGAACTAGCAAAATATAAATTAGATGATCTGCATAAAGATTTAGATAAAGCTCGTAAGATGAAATCTTCTAGTCAAGTAATTACTCAAGTAGAAGATGAAATTAAAGAAATTTTAGCCATTATAGATCGGTTATCATAA
- a CDS encoding HAD-IA family hydrolase, producing MLVINFLETLALLKACKAAGHKLFVLSNMSVARYESIKQEPEIASLFSFFDDIVISSLTPYEKPDAQIFTYLSQQYNLQPSDCVFIDDKQDNLDGAQAAGISKTILCSNFDLAHVRNELVLYGILHHNTARELHIPTGQA from the coding sequence ATGCTTGTTATTAATTTTTTAGAAACACTTGCTCTTTTAAAAGCATGCAAAGCTGCAGGACATAAGCTTTTTGTTTTATCTAATATGTCAGTTGCCCGTTATGAAAGCATTAAACAAGAACCAGAAATTGCTTCCTTGTTTAGCTTTTTTGATGATATTGTTATTAGCTCTCTGACTCCTTATGAAAAACCTGATGCTCAAATCTTTACTTATTTGTCTCAACAGTATAATTTACAACCAAGTGATTGTGTATTTATTGATGATAAACAAGATAATTTAGATGGAGCACAAGCAGCTGGTATATCTAAAACAATTTTATGCTCTAATTTTGATTTAGCTCATGTTCGTAACGAGCTTGTTCTTTATGGAATTTTACATCACAATACAGCTCGCGAATTACACATTCCAACAGGTCAAGCGTAA